The genomic region CTCTCAGCTGCACAGATGCTGGAGTCAGTCGCTAAGTTggtcaaccagtcagtcagccaatcagtcaacaagtcagtcagccagtcagtcagctggtcagccagtcagtctggCCACCTGATGCAAGGACGCAGTGTCAAAATGCAGGTTTCTTCCTGACTGTTAGACAACCTTAACtgcagggtatgtgtgtgtgtgtgtgtgtgtgtgaatggaccTCTTGTAGGTGGCAATGCCTTGTTtggatggctggctgactaCTTATTTAACTGTCTGACTGGtcaactggctggctggttctcTGTCCGGCTGGTCGCAGGgtgattacattacatttacatttagtcatttagcagacactcttgtccctgtacagtaagtacagggacattttgcccgaggcaagtagggtgaagtgccttgcccaaggacacaacgtcattttcgcatggccagaatcgaaccggcaaccttctgattaatagcccgattccctaaccgctcagccatctgttcCCTGTCGTTTGTTTACGCTCTGAATCCCAACAAAAGCACTGAGTGGGTGGCTTCCAAGGACTTCCAGTAAAGCTGGGACTGGGAGCCAACACTGGCGGGGGACTGGGAGCCAACACTGGCGGGTGACTGGCTCGTTACTCCTGAAAGGCCCCTCAAACCTTGAACGAGCCCTGACTGACAGCAGGCCTGGACAGAcctgctgtcctgtcctgcTACGGTCAGCTCAGCTGGGACGAGGGAGGCAGAAACAGATTGTGTAGTCAGTGGCGGTTCTAATTTtttattcagtcagctcaggggggccacaggggggggccagggacatttttacaggggcactggcccctgtaggcccccgtgtagaaccgcCCCTGTGTGTAGTTGTAGTGAAGAAGCAGGCTGGACCTGTCTGTATATCAatgtcagtgtgagtgtgtgtgtgtgtgtgtgagtgtgtgtttgcatctttctgtctctgtatgtgtgtgtgagtgcataaatgaatgtgtgtgagcctgCATGTGTCTGTAAGTCTGTGAATGTGTTCCTGATTAGAGTGCATGaacacatgtgtgtgcatgtatgtgctaCTGCCTACATGTGtacgagtgcgtgtgtgtgtgtgtgtgtgtgtgtaatgtgtaacCTGACCCTCAGGTCATTCAGGAAATGCTCTAAGAGCCACAGCCCAGGAGGTTAAAGCACGTGGTGGGTATCTGCCCTCTGCACGGAGGCACTGCACGCGCGCAGCGATGttgactgagagagaaagtgtccaATAGCACATTTAAATAATGAAATATCTCTATACATTTGTTAGTTAAGAAGAGGCTTTGTCTTGGACATAGGGAAGTTGGTGTAATGAGTGCATATCTTTGACATAATAAGTCGTTGTCCTATCCTTCCCTTTTTCGCCCCACTGGTCAACATGATTTGACGTTCATCAACCCTGGACGAAGTCTTGCATTACGGCGGCAATAGTCTATACTTTGTGAACTGAGTGGGGGTTTATGTTGGGTTAGTTTTAAATCACAACGTCTGATTTGAGTGTTTAATTCGGGGTTGAAAAAACGTTATGTTAAAAGTTTAGGATTTCGACCGGGAGAGTTAACTTGACACTGTGTACAAAAACAGCCATGCTCGATGTCGGACTTTCAATGTTGCAATGGAGGCAGAGAGTCCAGTCCACATTCATGATTAACCTCCCACCACACTCACTTGGTGACGAAGAATGGTCTGTTGTACAATCCGGGCATAGTTGTCGAGTTTTACACCGGAGTTGCTTCGGCTTCTCATGTTGACAAAGTCGATGTCCTCTTCCGTGGTACACTAGTAGGATTTTGGGCTACAGGCGAAGTTTAAATCTTGCAGCTTCTTGCTGTCATGCTGTCTGCATCTCTAGGTGGGTTTTCACGTTTACACACGTAAAAGCTAAAGGGGGAAACAGAACTATTAACGCCAGTTGCAAAAGTCCCGGCGTCTTCAAAATTCGGACGAACTCTCGAGTTTAGCTCACTGTCAATGGTTACAGTACACAGCCGTCCCCGCCCACAATACTTTGATGTCAACGCGCAGCAGCGCAGAAACCTGACACGAGTTCAAGTGTCCTGAGGTGTTTACAAATTGGCGTTACCGCTTTATTTAACTCATCGACATCTATCATCTTGCCTTTTAAGAAACAAGTAGCTCTCACATTTGTTGACAGTGACATATGAACAGTTTTCTGTGGCAAAATAGTCCCAAAATAGACCTTCCCAAAAAACTGTTTCTGTCATCAATGTAATATGTAAACTAATGTTACTTTGTCAACGTTTACAGTTCTGAGTCATCCCTTAACAGTCTGGGTTCAACATGCTAGTTTCCCAATTTCAGATTAGTTTCAAACTCACCAGAAGTCTGCTAAGATTTTTCTATGAAAAAGCGAGTATTTGGAGTCTGGTTCGAGAACAACAAATAAAACATAATTGGGGAATACTGTTTTGGCTATTTTGACTAAATCTCAACTTGGTGCTGCTCCTAGTCGTGAAGGAGGCTTGACAGTGAAGTCCTctagtggtggaggaggtgagctGCAGCAagtcatttaacccttgtgttatcttcgggtcattctgacccatcagtcattgtgacccaccgtcgtattgcgacaaatttaccgcatacaaaaacaaagtgaagcattttcttttaaccattgggctgtctcagacccccccacattgcaacggttgaaagaaaattatttgtatttgtttttgtattgggtaaaattgggtaaacacaacgatggttcgttatgaacctttgggtcatgtgacccgaaggcagcacaagggttaaagatcctgtaaagcaaattccattatttgcttctcagtacatcatatacgtgtgaaatgagttcctgaaaacatgtgcatcatcatcctctcctctcatcctctcatcatcatcctctcctctcatcctctcctctcatcctctcctctcatcctctcatcatcatcctcccctctcatactctcatcatcatcctctcatcatcatcctcccctctcatcctctcatcatcatcctctcatcctctcctttcatcatcctcccctctcatcctctcatcatcatcctctcctctcatcctctcctctcatcatcctctcctctcatcctctcatcatcatcctctcctctcatcctctcctttcatcatcctcccctctcatcctctcatcatcatcctctcctctcatcctctcctctcatcatcctctcctctcatcctctcatcatcatcctctcctctcatcctctcctctcatcatcctctcctctcatcctctcatcatcatcctctcctctcatcctctcctttcatcatcatcctctcatcctctcctttcatcatcctctcctctcatcctctcctctcatcatcctctcctctcatcctctcatcatcatcctctcctcttatctTCTCCTTtcatcatcctcccctctcatcctctcatcatcatcctctcatcctctcctttcatcatcctcccctctcatcctctcctctcatcatcctctcctctcatcctctcatcatcatcctctcctctcatcctctcctctcatcatcctctcctctcatcctctcatcatcatcctctcctctcatcctctcctttcatcatcctcccctctcatcctctcatcatcatcctctcctctcatcctctcctctcatcatcctctcctctcatcctctcatcatcatcctctcctctcatcctctcctctcatcatcctctcctctcatcctctcatcatcatcctctcctctcatcctctcctttcatcatcctcccctctcatcctctcatcatcatcctctcctctcatcctctcctctcatcatcctctcctctcatcctctcatcatcatcctctcctcttatctTCTCCTTtcatcatcctcccctctcatcctctcatcatcatcctctcatcctctcctttcatcatcctcccctctcatcctctcctctcatcatcctctcctctcatcctctcatcatcatcctctcctcttatctTCTCCTTtcatcatcctcccctctcatcctctcatcatcatcctctcatcctctcctttcatcatcctcccctctcatcctctcctctcatcatcctctcctctcatcctctcatcatcatcctctcctcttatcttctcctctcataatgcttgtgtgtgtgtgtgtgttccagagaagCCACTCTCCCCAGAACCTGAAGTCATCCACTCCTCAGTGAGACCAGGCTGAGCTGCAGGTACCGACACTAGGTGGCAGCTGCCTGTTGTCATAGACACCAACTGATAACTCACTAAAACATTTTATAACAATAAGCATAAAcccctggtgaggtgttggCCTGAGTGAGTCCAGTCATGTTCTCTGACCAGATAGATACAGGATCTGACCCAGGTAGATCCAAGACCTGACCCAGGTaggagataagagagagggggagtaagACAGAGGAGATatgtggaggagaagggaagagaggggggggagaagggaagagaggggggggagaagggaagagaggggggggagtcaggGAAGGAAAGAAAAGAGGATGACAGAAGGGATGGaacgagagagggtgagagggagagaggggaggataatGATCTAATTGAAATTCCCAGTGTTTTTCAGTAGCAGGGTCTATTTCTAGATGTGAATGAATACACTTCTTCAAGCTGTGGTAAACTGTCTGTTTATCACACCAGCAGGCCTCACCAGAAGCCTTTATCACAGAGTCTCATCTCTGCTGTTCAGTAGCTGACAGCAAGAGGgaggtgtgaatgtgtttctctCACGAGAAAGGACAgcacacacgcatgtagagaacacacacacgcatgtagagaacacacacacgcatgtagagaacacacacacgcatgtagagaacacacacacgcatgtagagaacacacacacgcatgtagagaacacacacacgcatgtagagaacacacacacgcatgtagagaacaaacacacgcatgtagagaacacacacacgcatgtagagaacacacacacgcatgtagagaacacacacacgcatgtagagaacacacacatgcatgtagagaacacacacatgcatgtagagaacgcacacacatgcatgtagagaacacacacatgcatgtagagaacgcacacacgcatgtagagaacgcacacacgcatgtagagaacacacacacgcatgtagagaacacacacatgcatgtagagaacgcacacacgcatgtagagaacacacacatgcatgtagagaatgcacacacgcatgtagagaacacacacacgcatgtagagaacacacacatgcatgtagagaacgcacacacgcatgtagagaacacacacacgcatgtagagaacacacacacgcatgtagagaacgcacacacgcatgtagagaacacacacacacacatgtagagaacacacacacgcatgtagagAACGCACACGCGcatgtagagaacacacacacgcatgtagagaacacacacacacatgtagagaacacacacatgcatgtagagaacgcacacacgcatgtagagaacacacacacatgtagagaatgcacacacacaaacatgcaaagtcacgcacacacgtgcacacacacattcacacgcagacatagttggaacacactccctccctctccctcctcccctctctttacctccctccctctccttccttcctcttcttgAGACAGCAGGATGTGTTCAGCAGGGTGCAGGATGTGCTGCTCAACATCAGGGtgtgtttctgactgtgtgcgtttgtggtagcgtgtgtgtgtgtatatcatgaTATCAGCCCCcctaatcagtgtgtgtgtgtatgagtgtgtttgtgtgtgtatgagtgtgtgtatctcatGGTATCCGCCCCCCCGCTGGTtagacagtcagtcagcagcCAGACAGGATGGAGTTCACGCCACTCTGCTTGATGCTCTGTGAGTaggccttctgtgtgtgtgtgtgtgtgtgtgttacaaaaTGTATGGTCAAGGTGTCCTGTAACCTTTATGACAAATGACTCcacctttgtctccctctcctctcctatcttgctctctccttctaactctctctccccctctctcttcttctctccagtGTTGGTGACTCTGATTCAGTCTGAAGATGTTCTAGGAGAAGGTTAGTGCATATCAACATTTGATCTGAACAACTATTCATCTTTTATACCTAAGAGTTTGCTGTTTAGGAGGTGTGCTCAGTCAATTTgtgtttcttcctctttctcgctTTCTTCATTTTTCCCTCTGATCTCTGATGTttcactttttcttttctcctctaTATTTTCTCACCACTCTGCTACTGTTCTACTGTTCTACCATTCCACTGTTCTACTGTTCTACCATTCTAATGTTCTATCCTTATTTTACTGTTCTATCGTTATTCTACTGTTCTATCCTGGTTCTACTGTTCTATCCTGGTTCTACTGTTCTATCCTTATTCTACTGTTCTATCCTGGTTCTACTGTTCTATCCTTGTTTGTTCTATTTTGGTTCTACTGTTCTATCCTCTCAGCACAAAATCAGGCTAAAAAAAACTATTCatcttttatacatttttatACCAGTTTGCTGTTTAGGAGGTGTGCTCGGTCAATTTgtgtttcttcctctttctctctttcttcatttcCCCTCTGATCTCTGATGTttcactttttcttttcttctctataTTTTCTCCCACTCTGCTACTGTTCTACTGTTCTACCATTACACTGTTCTATCCATATTCTACTGTTCTATCCTTATTCTACTGTTCTATCCTTATGATGCAGAGAAGtgtattcatgcttttatatccagccggctggactactgtaacgcacttttcactggtcttcccaagaaaaccactgaaagactacagctcattcaaaattctgcagctagattattaaccaaaactaaaaggagagaacacattagtcctgtcctagctactttacactggctccccgttaccttcagaattgactttaaggtccttttcctcacatacaaaagCACAAAATCAGGCTTAGATGGCAACTGTGGCACGTGTGCTTGTAATGGTGCACCAGAGCACTGTGCTGTTAGTAACACAGTTTATTAACAATCAATGTATTACTATTGCCCATAGTGTCTTCTTCTTCTGGTGGCAATAAATGCACTGACAATTTTATTTAGATATtctaaatgaattaaaaaacatagaagagagagagagagagagaatgaaggggCAGGGACACAGAAGTATTCATAATAACAGGTCAGATTAAACACACTCAATTATGTAAGATCTTTTTTATTTACAGAAATGCTGTCTGTACATTACAATAACAGAGAGTCATAGACTTATTTGTGCATTTCTGTAAATACAAAATATTCACGGTGTCTCTACccgttccttttctctctctctctctctctctctctctctctctctctctctctctctctctctctctctctctctctctctctctctctctctctctctctctctctctctctctctcccccccccccccctctctctctctctctctcctgcagtctcTCTGAGGGTCATTTCCGGCAGATCTCAGTTCTTCAGCTTAGAGCTTGTCTCCCTGAGCTGTGAGGATCAGGGGAgctctgctggagggagggtgaggtggaaCACCACAGCAGGAAGGTCTTCAGAGTGTGGagtaggctgggggaggctgataGGATCCTTCTGCATCCTCAGTTATGTGCTCTCATCAGACAGTGGAGTGTACTGGTGTGAGTCTGGCTCAGGAGAACACAGCCATGCTGTCAACATCACAGTACATGGTACGTTCACATGGTCTGAATAAATCACTGTTGTTTCATAGGATTCTCTGGAAAGATCATTTGAATGTGTCTCCTCTGTTGTAGATGGTAATGTAATCCTGGAGAGTCCTGTCCTCCCTGTGAACCAGGGACAAGCTGTGACTCTATACTGTAGATACCGGACACCTCCCTCTGACCTCACAGCTGCCTTCTACAAGGATGGATCTCTGGTCAGGActgaggctgcaggagagatgaCCATCCCTGTTGTGTCTCCATCTGATGCAGGGTTGTACAGGTGCATCAACTCTAAGCTGGGAGGATCTCCAGAGAGCTGGCTGGCTGTAAGAGGTGAGATGATAATCACCTCTTGGTTTTTGTCATGTTTTGATGTAGTTACCACCCATACATTCCAATCTCCagcccttcctccacctccagatcactctccacctccagcttcacctccagatcactctccacctccagcttcacctccagatcactctccacctccagcttcacctccagatcactctccacctccagcttcacctccagatcactctccacctccagcttcacctccagatcactctccacctccagcttcacctccagatcactctccccctccagcttcacctccagatcactctccacctccagcttcacctccatcttcacctccatctccacctccacctccagcccccctgctgtctctgtCCAGACTGCTGTGTCGTATCCTGGTGTCTCTTCCCTACCTGGTGGTCACTGTCCTGCTGCTGGAGATGTGCTGCAGGTCCAGAGGTGAGAACACTCACACTCCCTGTGAtctactgtcacacacacacactgtcatatactgtacacacacttacacacacacacacacacacacacactgtcatatactgtacacacacttacacacacacacacacacacacactgtcatatactgtacacacacttacacacacacacacacacagtcatatactgtacacacacttacacacacacacacacacacacacacactgtcatatactgtacacacacttacacacacacacacacacacacacacacactgtcatatactgtacacacacttacacacacacacacacacagtcatagactgtacacacacttacacttttacacacaaggtcatatactgtacacacacttacacacacacacacagtcatatactgtacacacacttacacacacacacacacacacactgtcatagactgtacacacacttacaatttTACACACAAggtcatatactgtacacacacttacacacacacagtcatatactgtacacacacttacacacacacacacacacacacacacacacacacacgtacacacactgtcatatactgtacacacacgtacacacacttacacacacacacatacacactgtcatacacacacgcacacaaacactgtcataTACtgcacatacacttacacacacacattgtcatatactgtatacacacttacacacacacacacacacacacactgtcatacacacacacacacccacccacacacacacactgtaatatactgtacatacacacacacagtcatatactgtacacacacacacactgtacagcagttatacacacatattttcatacctataaacatacacactgtacagtacagttacacagacacacaaatatgcacataccttcatgcatacatacatgccAACGTTTAGTCTTAATATATTCAAACTACACatgtaaatactgtatatcTCCTGTCTCCATAGCAACAGGTCATGCTGAGAGGGAACTGAGGAAGGATGATGTCATCGAAGATTCACCCTGAGTCTGCAGAGCAGTacgctgtatgtgtgtctacttCCTGTTTTTATTAAAGTTGTCAACAAATCATCCGCTTCGCCTGCTGACTAAATAACCAATAAAAACAGAGAATGCGGacttcctgttctctctgctTCTTTATAAGGTAATGTTGTTATTTCAAACTCAGCAATTCTGAGGCCTCTgaggcctgtactacgaatcaagatcaacatgctctggattactttcagttacccggcttCACTAACCCTGacaatcgcaatcacgataagcggtttcacgacggcggttatcaactctctaactcaacccagatctttccaatctagagacgtgcgtgttcacataaaggggcggtgtttgcaccgtatgtccaatcaCTAACATGGACCAAACAAGAGCCACATATTTCACTCAGGAGGAGCAGATAATCTTACtaactttgtctactcctcctgcgtgaaatattgtaatacaaacatatcaggaatacaaACATATAATACTGgcaaaaatcaacaaagtcgctgctgccaagctggcagaaaatagttaaacttttgttgctgtattattttagttgcaaccctggcagtggcaaac from Osmerus eperlanus unplaced genomic scaffold, fOsmEpe2.1 SCAFFOLD_107, whole genome shotgun sequence harbors:
- the LOC134016288 gene encoding mucin-7-like isoform X1; the encoded protein is MEFTPLCLMLLLVTLIQSEDVLGEVSLRVISGRSQFFSLELVSLSCEDQGSSAGGRVRWNTTAGRSSECGVGWGRLIGSFCILSYVLSSDSGVYWCESGSGEHSHAVNITVHDGNVILESPVLPVNQGQAVTLYCRYRTPPSDLTAAFYKDGSLVRTEAAGEMTIPVVSPSDAGLYRCINSKLGGSPESWLAVRGEMIITSWFLSCFDVVTTHTFQSPALPPPPDHSPPPASPPDHSPPPASPPDHSPPPASPPDHSPPPASPPDHSPPPASPPDHSPPPASPPDHSPPPASPPDHSPPPASPPSSPPSPPPPPAPLLSLSRLLCRILVSLPYLVVTVLLLEMCCRSRATGHAERELRKDDVIEDSP
- the LOC134016288 gene encoding uncharacterized protein LOC134016288 isoform X2, with amino-acid sequence MEFTPLCLMLLLVTLIQSEDVLGEVSLRVISGRSQFFSLELVSLSCEDQGSSAGGRVRWNTTAGRSSECGVGWGRLIGSFCILSYVLSSDSGVYWCESGSGEHSHAVNITVHDGNVILESPVLPVNQGQAVTLYCRYRTPPSDLTAAFYKDGSLVRTEAAGEMTIPVVSPSDAGLYRCINSKLGGSPESWLAVRDHSPPPASPPDHSPPPASPPDHSPPPASPPDHSPPPASPPDHSPPPASPPDHSPPPASPPDHSPPPASPPDHSPPPASPPSSPPSPPPPPAPLLSLSRLLCRILVSLPYLVVTVLLLEMCCRSRATGHAERELRKDDVIEDSP